In one Chitinophaga sancti genomic region, the following are encoded:
- a CDS encoding outer membrane beta-barrel protein: protein MKKIFFTLGLLGLSYGIFAQDNAAGTLVSTKAKSAAQHSKDFLVIEFGYVGLTGTGASNLDTKFNRTLNVALMYDIPLTGSNFSLAPGIGIGNDNYIFNNMVLDITNTTAPTRTATDAYKKSKLATTYLEIPLELRFRQVPDNANKGFKAAIGLKAGYLMNAHTRTIGNVTGFKVIEKESSKYWFNTFRFAGTARIGYGNWALFGTYALNSLFKDNNTYSVNSYSFGISVSGL from the coding sequence ATGAAGAAAATATTCTTTACGCTTGGATTACTGGGGCTTTCTTACGGAATTTTTGCCCAGGACAACGCTGCCGGCACATTAGTTTCGACAAAAGCAAAGAGTGCTGCACAACATTCCAAGGATTTTCTGGTGATCGAATTTGGTTATGTTGGTCTGACTGGTACGGGTGCCAGCAACCTGGATACTAAGTTTAACCGGACTCTCAATGTTGCCCTGATGTACGATATTCCGCTGACAGGAAGTAATTTCAGCCTGGCTCCTGGTATTGGTATTGGGAATGATAACTACATTTTCAATAACATGGTGCTGGATATAACTAATACAACAGCTCCTACCAGGACAGCTACTGATGCGTATAAGAAATCAAAACTGGCTACTACCTACCTGGAAATCCCATTGGAACTGCGTTTCCGCCAGGTACCAGATAATGCTAATAAAGGTTTTAAAGCGGCTATTGGTCTGAAAGCAGGTTACCTGATGAATGCGCATACCCGTACTATAGGCAATGTGACTGGTTTCAAAGTAATTGAAAAAGAAAGTAGTAAGTACTGGTTTAATACCTTCCGTTTTGCGGGTACTGCAAGAATTGGTTATGGTAACTGGGCTTTGTTCGGTACTTATGCGCTGAATAGTTTATTTAAGGATAACAATACATATTCTGTGAATTCTTATTCCTTTGGGATTAGCGTGAGCGGTCTGTAA
- a CDS encoding tetratricopeptide repeat protein — translation MNENAPTEEEQDIPDACFQCNSPDYEPGYPVKLCKTCRKRFSRYPLKKNILLGAIGLGILFALSVYKFKDQFKAAITFEKGLDFADNREFISARAAFYQVLHLYPAHEKSKVHLLRAYYFNGELEQAIAILNELDKKPTYKMNPDLEEEVESVREMWLKDNKQHQEFSKGTGYFMDNRFREADSIFTKIVHENPTNWWASQFLSISLRQEKKYTEALAECNRRLSYNHEQPSALAEKAIVLLMLKKDKEALALAEQANKLSPLSSTTLFTLGVARYCNNDITGAKEALSQMDGLGTDSFHPADSLNRIITQHINLRNL, via the coding sequence ATGAACGAGAATGCCCCTACTGAAGAAGAACAGGATATTCCAGATGCCTGTTTCCAATGTAATAGCCCGGATTATGAACCCGGCTACCCGGTGAAGTTGTGTAAAACATGCCGGAAACGATTTAGCCGCTACCCGTTAAAAAAGAACATCTTACTGGGCGCGATTGGCTTAGGTATCCTCTTCGCCCTTTCTGTCTATAAATTCAAAGATCAGTTCAAAGCAGCCATCACTTTCGAGAAAGGACTTGACTTTGCGGATAACAGGGAGTTTATATCCGCCCGGGCAGCGTTTTACCAGGTACTACACCTTTATCCTGCACATGAAAAATCCAAAGTACACCTGCTCAGGGCCTATTATTTCAATGGAGAACTCGAACAGGCCATTGCAATCTTAAATGAGCTGGATAAAAAACCCACTTATAAAATGAACCCTGACCTGGAAGAAGAAGTTGAATCTGTCCGGGAAATGTGGTTGAAAGATAATAAACAGCACCAGGAATTCTCCAAAGGAACAGGGTATTTCATGGATAACCGCTTCCGGGAAGCAGATAGCATATTCACTAAAATAGTTCATGAAAATCCAACTAACTGGTGGGCCTCCCAGTTTCTCTCTATTAGTTTGAGACAGGAAAAAAAATATACTGAAGCACTCGCGGAATGCAACCGCAGGCTATCCTATAATCATGAACAGCCATCTGCACTCGCAGAAAAAGCGATCGTACTGCTCATGCTGAAAAAAGATAAAGAAGCACTGGCGCTGGCCGAACAAGCCAACAAATTATCGCCACTCTCCAGCACTACATTGTTCACACTCGGCGTAGCCAGGTATTGCAACAATGATATAACTGGTGCCAAAGAAGCCCTCAGTCAGATGGACGGCCTGGGCACTGATTCCTTTCACCCTGCCGATTCCCTCAATCGCATCATCACCCAACACATTAATCTCAGGAACTTATGA
- a CDS encoding metalloprotease family protein has protein sequence MIFVPGIYIALITFPGIVVHEFAHQLFCRIFGVAVFDVKYFQMADPAGYVKHEPVRNPVHQLFICLGPFIINTLLGLAIAFPAAVPVFILGEGNFLDFVMLYFGFAIAMHAFPSITDARVLWETIWHGENTPMWLKVLTVPIVALIYLGAAGSMFWLNLLYGMGIAFGVPVLIIKWLAHYC, from the coding sequence ATGATCTTTGTACCCGGTATATACATCGCCCTCATCACCTTCCCTGGTATTGTTGTACATGAATTCGCGCACCAGTTATTCTGCCGGATCTTCGGCGTTGCAGTATTTGATGTGAAATATTTCCAGATGGCAGATCCCGCCGGTTATGTAAAGCACGAGCCGGTACGTAACCCGGTTCACCAGCTGTTCATCTGTCTCGGACCATTTATTATCAATACCCTACTGGGACTGGCAATCGCTTTTCCCGCAGCAGTGCCCGTATTCATTCTTGGAGAAGGAAATTTCCTGGATTTCGTAATGCTGTATTTCGGTTTCGCTATCGCTATGCACGCCTTCCCCAGCATCACAGATGCCAGGGTATTGTGGGAAACCATCTGGCATGGCGAAAACACACCAATGTGGCTCAAAGTCCTTACCGTACCCATTGTAGCATTAATCTACCTGGGCGCAGCTGGGTCCATGTTCTGGCTGAATTTACTATATGGAATGGGAATCGCCTTTGGCGTACCGGTACTGATTATAAAATGGCTGGCTCATTATTGCTAG
- a CDS encoding DEAD/DEAH box helicase, with amino-acid sequence MSLPQLLKYVYNNGTDEVIRRGKRIFATGGVELIEADPILKSATFRVKSDTHANYYRVSISKYHETSNMSVRCQCPYNLGDICRHEAAAMFQLQEMLDKNQFENFETLYNQQHTLVKIKSIDIKALKLLTSNDLFMEAEKLAKQSKAIKVQSAKDEKVEAIVKENGTEYPVILQRNEERFFDTSCTCDESEHAICKHKTALFLNLLNNNGPYYFDSLRNWDKEKNKLLALYGYSLSDDLDGKFTFAYMEGKPFLRVLDPSIKRVDGLTAGRQPAPPPPTETAVVITHRVGVVFNGNEPLYPFFRIDLVSGEVNDEQDAFVSLVSKLDLTKYVDFYLYKEQDRDLITPVRKVQGTEVSKFLSKNSPFAGIWENITHDNNESALPTETKELMLEYLHPKLAKLFPQIAAHGLLFLLPNRQQFKTRNLQTVQLAGERLQPIFKTHAGKDVVEITCHVSIQGELMSVSDNEWDSSILFLKNKVLYLFENPQDALHVELFREQGRLRIPVAEWSTYLKDYLLPLSKQYNIQFDHTLLAEVDDVVPEARVFLREVGETFIIQPGFAYHGQEVEWNDDAKITVQEGNKVLIIHRNKEAEQQFVEKLASLHTSFATPNNNNYFFLRAKEALKNNWFFLFFDALKEMNVRVFGFENLKNFKFSAYKPVTNLQISSGIDWFDAQIEVLYGDQKVSIRDIKHALNNKQNYVQLADGSLGLLPEEWLKKYSLLFKIGEEKDKGALKLSKYNFSVIDELYEFIDDEAILSELESKRRKLLQFDEIRNIDLPYNLEATLRPYQESGFQWLNYLDEVKWGGILADDMGLGKTIQALTFIQHYKNKNEGKCMALVVCPTTLIYNWENEIRKFTPSMRYHIHHGPARLKDAETLQQFDILITTYGTLRSDITLLMKLALDYVVLDESQAIKNPQSKVTKAAQLLNTRNKLALSGTPMQNNTFDIYAQMNFLNPGMLGSVDFFRNEFATPIDKFQDEERKDHLRKLIYPFILRRTKEQVAKDLPEKIETVIFCEMDAEQRHIYDAYRNSYRSKILGVIEDQGMERSQLTILQGLMKLRQICDSPAILNEAEQYPNHSVKLHELTREMSENIGNHKVLIFSQFLGMLGLIREKLQHMKVQFEYFDGSTSTSERERAIQNFQNNEESRVFLISLKAGGVGLNLTAADYVYIVDPWWNPAVEQQAIDRTHRIGQTKNIFAYRMICKDTVEEKILQLQERKKSLVKEIIADDSGFIKKLTKEDVLYLFS; translated from the coding sequence ATGTCGCTACCCCAGTTGCTCAAATATGTGTACAATAACGGAACCGATGAGGTAATCCGCAGGGGGAAACGCATATTTGCTACTGGTGGTGTAGAATTGATTGAGGCAGACCCTATCCTGAAATCGGCCACCTTTCGAGTGAAGAGCGATACCCATGCTAACTACTACCGCGTTTCCATCAGCAAATATCATGAGACCAGCAACATGTCTGTGCGCTGCCAATGCCCCTACAACCTGGGAGACATTTGCCGGCATGAGGCGGCTGCTATGTTCCAGTTGCAGGAAATGCTGGATAAGAATCAGTTTGAGAATTTTGAAACTTTGTATAACCAGCAGCATACGCTGGTAAAGATAAAGTCGATTGATATAAAGGCCCTGAAACTCCTGACCTCCAATGACCTGTTCATGGAAGCGGAGAAACTGGCCAAGCAGAGCAAGGCGATCAAGGTGCAGTCAGCGAAAGACGAGAAGGTTGAAGCAATTGTGAAGGAGAACGGTACCGAATACCCTGTAATTCTGCAGCGGAATGAAGAACGTTTCTTTGACACCAGCTGTACCTGCGATGAGTCGGAACATGCTATCTGTAAGCACAAGACCGCCCTTTTCCTGAACCTGCTGAATAATAATGGTCCTTACTATTTTGATAGCCTGCGTAACTGGGATAAGGAGAAAAACAAACTGCTCGCGCTCTATGGTTATTCCCTTAGTGATGACCTGGATGGTAAGTTCACCTTTGCCTATATGGAAGGGAAGCCTTTCCTGCGGGTGCTGGATCCCAGTATCAAAAGAGTGGATGGCCTGACAGCCGGCCGCCAGCCGGCACCGCCCCCTCCTACTGAAACTGCTGTTGTGATAACTCACAGGGTTGGTGTGGTATTTAACGGGAACGAACCCCTGTACCCTTTCTTCAGGATTGACCTGGTAAGCGGGGAAGTGAACGATGAGCAGGATGCCTTCGTATCGCTGGTGAGTAAACTGGATCTGACCAAGTACGTAGATTTCTACCTATATAAAGAACAGGATCGCGATCTCATTACGCCTGTGCGAAAAGTGCAGGGTACAGAAGTGAGCAAGTTCCTGAGCAAGAACTCCCCTTTTGCAGGCATCTGGGAAAACATTACCCACGACAATAACGAATCGGCACTACCTACAGAAACCAAGGAGCTGATGCTGGAATACCTGCATCCCAAGCTCGCCAAACTGTTTCCGCAGATAGCAGCCCATGGTTTATTGTTCCTGCTGCCTAACCGCCAGCAGTTCAAAACCAGGAACCTCCAGACCGTACAGCTGGCAGGTGAAAGGTTGCAGCCTATTTTTAAGACACATGCAGGGAAAGACGTAGTTGAAATTACCTGCCATGTATCTATACAGGGTGAACTGATGAGTGTATCGGACAATGAATGGGATAGTTCTATCCTGTTCCTGAAGAATAAAGTGCTGTACCTGTTCGAAAATCCACAGGATGCACTGCATGTAGAACTGTTCCGCGAACAGGGCCGCCTGCGCATTCCGGTTGCTGAATGGAGTACTTACCTGAAAGATTACCTGTTGCCACTGAGCAAACAGTATAACATCCAATTTGATCATACCCTGCTGGCAGAAGTAGACGATGTGGTGCCGGAGGCAAGGGTATTCCTGCGTGAAGTAGGTGAAACGTTTATTATCCAGCCGGGCTTCGCCTATCACGGGCAGGAAGTGGAGTGGAATGATGATGCAAAGATCACCGTGCAGGAAGGGAATAAGGTGCTGATCATTCACCGTAACAAAGAGGCGGAACAGCAATTCGTAGAAAAGCTGGCCAGCCTGCATACCAGCTTCGCCACGCCTAATAATAACAACTACTTCTTCCTGAGAGCAAAAGAGGCGCTGAAGAACAACTGGTTCTTCCTCTTCTTCGATGCCCTGAAGGAAATGAACGTACGTGTGTTTGGGTTTGAGAACCTGAAAAACTTTAAGTTCAGTGCCTACAAGCCGGTGACCAATTTACAGATCAGCTCCGGCATCGACTGGTTCGATGCACAGATTGAAGTATTGTATGGTGATCAGAAAGTAAGCATCCGCGACATTAAGCACGCGCTGAACAACAAGCAGAACTATGTACAACTGGCAGATGGCTCCCTGGGCCTGCTGCCGGAAGAATGGCTGAAGAAATATTCCCTGCTCTTCAAGATCGGGGAAGAAAAAGATAAAGGTGCGCTGAAACTGAGTAAGTACAATTTCAGTGTGATCGATGAGCTTTATGAGTTCATTGATGATGAAGCGATCCTGTCTGAACTGGAGAGCAAGCGTAGAAAGCTGCTGCAGTTCGACGAGATCCGTAATATTGACCTGCCTTACAACCTGGAAGCTACCCTGCGCCCCTACCAGGAAAGCGGTTTCCAGTGGCTGAACTACCTCGACGAAGTAAAGTGGGGAGGCATCCTGGCAGACGATATGGGTCTTGGTAAAACCATCCAGGCGCTGACTTTTATACAGCACTACAAGAACAAGAACGAAGGTAAATGTATGGCGCTGGTAGTATGTCCTACCACGCTGATCTATAACTGGGAAAATGAGATCAGGAAGTTTACCCCTTCCATGAGATATCATATTCACCACGGTCCTGCCCGACTGAAGGACGCGGAAACCTTACAACAATTCGACATCCTGATCACTACCTACGGTACGCTGCGCAGTGACATCACATTGCTGATGAAACTGGCGCTGGACTATGTAGTACTGGATGAATCGCAGGCTATCAAGAATCCGCAGAGTAAGGTGACCAAGGCCGCGCAATTGCTCAATACCCGCAACAAGCTGGCTTTGAGTGGTACCCCAATGCAGAACAACACTTTTGATATATACGCGCAGATGAACTTCCTGAACCCGGGCATGCTGGGTAGCGTGGATTTCTTCCGCAATGAATTTGCCACACCAATTGACAAGTTCCAGGACGAAGAACGTAAAGATCATTTGCGTAAACTGATCTATCCTTTTATACTGCGCCGTACCAAGGAGCAGGTAGCGAAGGATCTGCCGGAGAAGATCGAGACAGTGATTTTCTGTGAAATGGATGCGGAACAGCGACATATTTATGATGCGTACCGTAATTCTTATCGCAGCAAGATCCTGGGTGTAATAGAAGATCAGGGTATGGAGCGTTCACAGCTCACCATCCTGCAAGGCTTGATGAAGCTGCGCCAGATCTGTGATTCCCCTGCTATCCTGAATGAGGCAGAGCAATATCCTAATCACTCGGTGAAACTGCATGAGCTGACCCGCGAGATGTCTGAAAACATCGGTAATCACAAGGTGCTGATCTTCTCCCAGTTCCTCGGTATGCTGGGGCTGATCAGGGAAAAGCTGCAGCATATGAAGGTACAGTTTGAGTACTTTGATGGTAGCACCAGCACCAGCGAGCGTGAAAGGGCGATCCAGAATTTCCAGAATAACGAAGAATCCCGTGTATTCCTCATCTCCCTCAAAGCGGGTGGTGTGGGTCTGAACCTCACAGCGGCAGACTATGTATATATTGTAGACCCATGGTGGAACCCGGCGGTAGAGCAACAGGCGATAGACCGTACACACCGTATCGGGCAAACGAAAAATATCTTTGCTTACCGTATGATCTGTAAGGATACCGTAGAGGAAAAGATCCTACAATTGCAGGAGCGTAAGAAATCGCTGGTAAAAGAGATCATTGCTGACGATAGCGGTTTTATCAAGAAGCTGACAAAAGAGGATGTATTGTACCTCTTCAGCTAG
- a CDS encoding 2-phosphosulfolactate phosphatase produces MSKEEIEFPSLEVCLSPALLHLHEVKGSIVVIIDVLRATSTICTALYNGATRVIPVATVPDCIRIGAELGAITAGERDGRVAEGLEHGNSPFEYSPAFIQNKTLVLTTTNGTKLLHMAKDAEQIITGSFPNLSAVCDYLVAQKRPVILGCAAWKDRVNLEDTLFAGAVISRIKEHFHINDDAALAAEMLYTFNKDNIQEMMTQASHYKRLAKFGLQKDIQYCLTPDGANVLPIYKNGELVIAK; encoded by the coding sequence ATGAGCAAAGAAGAAATTGAGTTTCCATCTTTAGAAGTATGTTTATCGCCTGCTTTACTGCACCTGCATGAGGTGAAAGGCAGTATCGTAGTGATTATCGATGTGTTGAGAGCCACTTCCACCATTTGTACAGCATTGTACAATGGTGCTACCAGGGTGATTCCAGTGGCTACTGTGCCGGATTGCATCCGTATCGGAGCCGAACTGGGCGCCATCACTGCCGGCGAAAGAGATGGCCGGGTGGCCGAAGGTCTGGAACATGGCAACTCACCTTTTGAATATTCCCCTGCGTTTATTCAAAACAAAACATTAGTGCTCACTACTACCAATGGCACCAAGCTGCTGCATATGGCTAAGGATGCGGAACAGATCATCACGGGTTCTTTCCCTAACCTTTCTGCTGTGTGCGATTACCTGGTTGCACAAAAGCGCCCTGTAATACTTGGTTGCGCTGCCTGGAAAGATAGGGTGAACTTGGAAGATACCCTCTTTGCCGGAGCTGTGATCAGCCGGATAAAGGAGCATTTTCATATTAATGATGATGCTGCACTGGCTGCCGAAATGCTGTATACCTTCAACAAGGATAACATCCAGGAAATGATGACACAGGCATCGCATTACAAACGTCTTGCGAAGTTTGGTTTACAAAAGGATATTCAATATTGCCTGACTCCGGATGGGGCAAATGTGCTTCCGATCTATAAAAATGGAGAGCTGGTAATTGCAAAATAA
- a CDS encoding SRPBCC family protein, whose product MPTIHLTTVIRAPMDRVFDLSRSITLHKRSMLHLQEDAIKGRVNGLIEADETVTWQAKHLGKIRQLTTRITEMRHKDYFCDEMVEGDFTYMRHEHHFKQIENATIAIDVFEFGTPYGRLGRWFEKLYLNKYMTQLLKMRNDAIKDYAESEKWRVILD is encoded by the coding sequence ATGCCTACAATTCATCTGACTACTGTCATTCGTGCTCCAATGGACAGGGTTTTTGACCTAAGCCGGAGCATCACCCTGCATAAGCGCAGTATGTTGCATTTGCAGGAAGACGCTATCAAAGGCCGTGTAAACGGACTGATTGAAGCTGACGAAACAGTAACCTGGCAAGCTAAACATTTGGGAAAGATCAGACAGCTGACCACCCGCATTACGGAAATGCGCCATAAGGACTATTTCTGTGATGAGATGGTAGAAGGAGACTTTACCTATATGAGGCATGAGCATCATTTCAAGCAAATCGAGAATGCAACGATTGCTATTGATGTATTTGAATTTGGCACCCCTTACGGGCGCCTGGGCAGATGGTTTGAGAAGCTTTACCTGAACAAGTACATGACACAGTTGCTCAAAATGCGTAATGATGCCATCAAGGACTATGCGGAGAGCGAAAAATGGAGAGTAATACTAGATTGA
- the gcvT gene encoding glycine cleavage system aminomethyltransferase GcvT, whose protein sequence is MKNTPFTNKHIALGAKMAPFAGYNMPISYTGINDEHAAVRNNAGVFDVSHMGEFMLKGAHALDLIQRVTSNDASKLTAGKAQYSCLPNEEGGIVDDLLVYCIEENKVYMLVVNASNIEKDWNWISKFNTEGVEMENISERTCLLAIQGPNAASMLQSLTSVDLVNLKYYTFAKGEFAGVSNVVISATGYTGAGGIEIYFEDKADNADKIWDAIFAVGGPKGLKPIGLGARDTLRLEMGFCLYGNDIDDHTSPLEAGLGWITKFTKEFTSRSIFEAQKAAGLQQKLVGFEMVDKGIPRHDYEIRDANGQVIGRVTSGTQSPTMQKAIGLGYVQTPFAALDSEIYVAVRDKLLKAKVVKVPFLS, encoded by the coding sequence ATGAAGAACACACCATTTACAAACAAACACATAGCGCTTGGCGCTAAGATGGCACCGTTCGCAGGTTACAACATGCCAATCTCTTATACTGGTATCAACGATGAGCATGCGGCTGTGCGCAACAATGCGGGGGTATTTGATGTCAGCCATATGGGTGAGTTCATGTTAAAAGGAGCGCATGCCCTGGATCTGATTCAAAGGGTGACCAGCAATGATGCCTCCAAACTGACGGCTGGTAAGGCTCAGTACAGCTGTCTGCCTAATGAAGAAGGTGGTATTGTGGATGACCTGCTGGTATACTGCATTGAGGAGAACAAGGTATATATGCTGGTAGTGAATGCCAGTAATATAGAGAAGGACTGGAACTGGATCAGCAAATTCAACACGGAAGGTGTGGAAATGGAGAACATTTCAGAACGTACCTGCCTGCTGGCTATCCAGGGTCCAAATGCTGCGAGCATGCTGCAATCCCTGACAAGCGTAGACCTGGTGAACCTGAAATACTACACTTTTGCCAAGGGTGAATTTGCAGGTGTTTCCAATGTGGTTATCAGTGCTACAGGTTATACCGGTGCTGGTGGTATTGAGATTTATTTTGAAGACAAGGCCGACAATGCAGACAAGATCTGGGATGCCATCTTCGCTGTTGGCGGACCTAAAGGTTTGAAACCCATAGGCCTTGGTGCAAGAGATACCCTGCGGCTGGAAATGGGCTTCTGTCTGTATGGTAATGATATCGATGACCACACATCTCCGCTTGAAGCCGGGCTGGGCTGGATCACGAAATTTACGAAAGAATTTACTTCACGTAGTATCTTTGAAGCGCAAAAGGCTGCCGGTCTGCAACAGAAACTGGTAGGATTTGAAATGGTTGACAAGGGTATTCCCCGTCATGATTATGAGATCAGGGATGCTAATGGTCAGGTAATAGGCCGCGTTACTTCCGGTACGCAATCGCCTACTATGCAGAAAGCTATAGGCCTGGGCTATGTTCAAACACCTTTTGCCGCGCTGGATTCCGAGATATATGTAGCAGTGAGGGATAAGCTATTGAAAGCCAAGGTGGTGAAAGTACCGTTCTTAAGCTAA
- a CDS encoding M20/M25/M40 family metallo-hydrolase, with protein sequence MKHTIWLLALTLPSAQLTAQKKADRKTLGNLQAHITYLASDKLEGRLTGSPGEQLAAGYISAQMKQAGLTPKGENGYLQTFPVNEGKTIDPASSLTINNNTLTPIEQYIPLPFSAEKSAKGEIMPAVNEPDNIWLLNVKDIESDPHTDPLEVYRQAAAEAAKEGAAGVIFYNGPESPADVHKWLSRETTPLTIPVIWVTDGISKTMENAEEVKVSMNVAFGASKRTGTNVIGFLDNKAPATIIIGAHFDHLGKGEDHNSLAPKDKSIHNGADDNASGTAALIELARLLKSAHFNKYNFLFTAFSGEELGLFGSKYLADHSPVDIGTVDYMINMDMIGRLDTAKGLQIGGIGTSPVWPELVKKTAPAGLRLSLDSSGTGPSDHTSFYLKNVPVLFFFTGSHADYHKPSDDADRINYNGEMVVIKMVYDIVEKTNGMTKLAFTKTKDKQMGTGARFSVTLGIMPDYTWQKDGVHVDAVTEGKPAHNAGLAVNDIIIRLGAHQVTNLEDYMQALASFKKGDKTTVLVKRGAAEKKFNIQF encoded by the coding sequence GTGAAGCACACCATCTGGCTGCTGGCGCTCACTTTGCCATCTGCGCAACTGACGGCCCAAAAGAAAGCCGACCGTAAAACTTTGGGAAACCTGCAGGCCCATATTACCTACCTGGCTAGCGATAAATTGGAAGGACGCCTCACCGGCAGCCCCGGCGAACAATTAGCGGCAGGCTATATCTCTGCCCAAATGAAACAGGCCGGCCTGACCCCCAAAGGGGAAAATGGCTACCTCCAGACCTTCCCGGTCAACGAAGGCAAGACCATCGATCCTGCCAGCTCACTGACCATCAATAACAATACACTAACTCCCATTGAACAGTACATTCCATTGCCATTCAGCGCCGAAAAAAGCGCGAAAGGAGAGATAATGCCCGCTGTCAATGAACCGGATAATATATGGCTGCTCAATGTAAAAGATATTGAATCAGACCCTCACACAGATCCCCTGGAAGTATACAGACAGGCTGCCGCAGAAGCTGCAAAAGAAGGAGCCGCCGGTGTCATTTTCTACAATGGCCCCGAATCTCCCGCTGATGTACACAAATGGTTATCAAGAGAAACCACACCCCTCACCATCCCGGTGATCTGGGTGACAGATGGTATCAGCAAAACCATGGAAAATGCAGAAGAAGTAAAAGTAAGTATGAATGTTGCCTTTGGCGCCAGTAAACGTACCGGCACCAATGTGATAGGTTTCCTCGACAATAAAGCTCCTGCCACCATTATCATAGGCGCTCACTTCGATCACCTGGGAAAAGGTGAAGACCATAACTCCCTGGCACCCAAAGATAAATCGATCCATAACGGTGCCGATGACAATGCCAGCGGTACAGCAGCCCTCATAGAGCTGGCCCGGCTGCTGAAAAGTGCACACTTCAATAAATACAATTTCCTGTTCACCGCCTTCTCAGGTGAAGAACTGGGCCTGTTTGGCTCCAAATACCTCGCAGACCACTCACCTGTGGATATTGGCACCGTTGATTACATGATCAATATGGATATGATAGGTCGCCTGGATACCGCCAAAGGCTTGCAGATAGGAGGGATAGGCACTTCCCCCGTATGGCCGGAACTCGTGAAGAAGACAGCGCCTGCAGGACTAAGACTAAGCCTTGATTCCTCCGGCACAGGCCCCTCAGACCATACGTCCTTTTACCTGAAAAATGTACCCGTACTGTTCTTTTTTACCGGCTCCCATGCTGATTATCATAAACCATCAGACGATGCAGACAGGATAAACTACAATGGGGAAATGGTCGTGATCAAAATGGTATACGACATCGTAGAGAAGACAAATGGTATGACCAAACTGGCTTTTACCAAAACAAAGGATAAGCAAATGGGTACCGGCGCACGGTTTTCAGTTACCCTGGGTATCATGCCCGATTACACCTGGCAAAAGGATGGAGTTCATGTAGATGCAGTAACGGAAGGTAAACCTGCCCACAACGCTGGCCTGGCAGTGAATGACATCATCATCCGCTTGGGTGCCCATCAAGTTACAAATCTCGAAGACTACATGCAGGCCCTTGCCAGCTTCAAAAAAGGAGACAAAACAACCGTACTTGTAAAGAGAGGTGCAGCGGAAAAGAAATTCAATATTCAGTTCTAA
- a CDS encoding NUDIX hydrolase has protein sequence MGPRQDIRLCVDAVVFGYTAEKSISVLLIKRTIDPFIHDWALPGGFVLNGETLEDAVTRELLTEAGVHINYLEQLYTFGRPERDPRGRIISIAYFGLVNPTNFKLAASSDAEDARWFDIKNLPALAFDHSEIVNTAVKRLRNKIRYEPIGFELLDKKFPISDLEKLYETVLDRPIDRRNFQKKMNHFGILMGHNEKQKHPSAGRPAKLYSFNEERYFQLKQEGIMFEI, from the coding sequence TTGGGACCTAGACAAGACATACGACTCTGTGTAGATGCAGTAGTATTTGGTTACACTGCCGAAAAAAGTATCTCCGTACTGCTGATCAAGCGTACGATAGATCCTTTTATTCATGACTGGGCACTGCCCGGAGGCTTCGTGCTGAACGGCGAAACACTCGAAGATGCCGTGACCCGCGAACTGCTCACCGAAGCCGGTGTACATATCAATTACCTGGAACAACTGTACACCTTTGGCAGACCGGAGCGGGATCCCCGTGGCAGGATCATCTCCATCGCCTATTTCGGACTTGTCAATCCTACCAACTTTAAACTGGCGGCCAGCTCAGATGCTGAAGATGCCCGCTGGTTCGATATAAAAAATTTACCCGCACTGGCTTTTGACCATAGCGAAATCGTAAACACCGCTGTCAAAAGATTGCGCAATAAGATCCGCTATGAACCAATCGGCTTCGAACTGCTGGATAAAAAGTTTCCTATTTCTGACCTGGAAAAACTCTATGAAACAGTACTGGACCGCCCTATAGACAGACGTAACTTCCAGAAGAAAATGAATCACTTCGGGATCCTGATGGGGCATAATGAAAAACAAAAACACCCTTCTGCCGGTAGGCCGGCTAAACTATACAGCTTCAATGAAGAGCGGTATTTCCAGCTGAAACAAGAAGGTATCATGTTCGAAATCTAA